Below is a window of Halolamina sp. CBA1230 DNA.
CCCGAGCGTGGCAGGTCACCGAGTCGTGATCCTCCGCGATCGCGGCGACGAGGCGCTGGCCGAACCCCTCGCCGCGGTACTCCGGCGCCACCGCGAGGAAGAGGATGTACCCGTCCCGGCGCGCGGAGACGAAGCCCGCGAGCTCGTCGTCGACGAACAGCAGTCGGCAGTCGGCACGGCGGTAGGCGTCCCTGAAGAAGCTCCGGCGCTGCTTCAGCACGCCTTCCGCCCGGCGGATCCGTTCTTTCAGCTGCCACGCCTGGGCCTCGTGGGTGGCGTCGCCACGCGGATCCCGGCGCGTCTCGACCGTCGCGCTCACTGTTGCCGAGTGGTAGTCGTGACGGGGATTTAACTCCGTCGTCGGGTGACGTCAGCGAACCGCACGGATCGACACGGGTCGGAGGAGGGCGTGGTCGGTCTCGTGGGGTCTTTGGACGCCACACGATCACGGCACGACGCTCCGCGCTCGCGGCACGGAGACCGCGAGCGGTCACTCGCCGCCGACGGTCAAACACTCCCACGGCGTCTAGTTTCGTGGCTCCAGCACGGAGGCTGGAGCAGGGCACGCGCCGTGGGAGGTCAAAACACGCTGTCGGCGGTGGCCGCACCCACCACCGCGAACACGGCGCCGATGCTCACTGCCTTCCCGGTCTGGGCCGCGTCGGCGTCGAACGCCTCGGGCGCGGCGAAGCTGTACGCCAGCACCAGCACCGAACCGAAGGAGACGAGCATCAGCGTCAGGAACCGGGAGGGGATCCCCGCAACCTCGGTCTCGTCGTCGGCGTCACGGCCGCTGTCCGCGCGGTAGAGCGCCCCCCAGCCGATGGCGACCACCATCGCGACCACGACCGCCCACTGGAGCCTCCCCATAACGCCCGCGAGCACCCACACCTCCTCGGTGACCACGAACGGGCCGGCGAGCAGGAACCCGCCGACGACCTGCTGAGCCACGTCGGCCGGACGGAACTCCCGGTTGAACAGCCGGCGGAGGATCGACCGCGCGATACTGGTCATACGCCACCGTCGGGGCGGGCGGTCTTTACTCCGGCGGGAGCGACGGGAGGGAGCGTCCGACCGGGTCGGCTGACAGTCGCCGACCCGTCCGTTCAGAAGATGTTCGCCTGCCGGTACACCGAGATCCCCTCGTTGGTGATCTCGTAGGGCTTGGTCTCGCGGGAGTGGTTCGCGTCCCGGATCTTCTGGATCTCCACCGCCAGCCGCGTCTCCCGGAAGTCCGAGGGCCGGACGTACTGGAGGATGAACACCGCGTCCACGAGGTACTCGATGATCCCGTACCGCGAGGTGTAGGGGTCGTCGCTGTTGGCCTCGGAGGTGAGCATCGTCGTCACCCCCGCGCGTTTGAGCGAGCGCGCGAAGTCGAACACCTCCGAGCGGCGCTGGGCCGGGTGGTCGTACATCATCTCCAGCAGCGACACCGAGTCCAGTACCAGTCGATCGGCGTTGAACTCCTCGACGAGTCGGGAGATATCGTTCCGGATCGACGACAGCGAGTTCGCCATCTCGATGGGGTCCATCGCGACGATCGCCAGCCGCCCCTCCTCGCGCCACTCGCGGAACGACCAGCCCTTCTCCTCGGCGGTCGAGAGGATCGCCTCGCGGGACTCCTCCAGCGTGACGTAGATCGCCCGCCCGTCGTTCTGCAGCGCCTCGGTCAGGAACTGGAGGCCGAACGTGGTCTTCCCGGTCCCGGCGGCGCCGATGGCGACCATCAGCGAACGCTTCGGGACGCCGCCGAGAACCATCTCGTCCAGCCCCTCGATCCCCACGTCGATGCGGTCGATGTCCGAGTCGAGCTCGGCCTCGTCGAACGACTCCGGCTCGCCGCCGAAGCCGCCGCCACCGAACCCCTCGCTGCCGCCTCCGCCGAACTCGCCCGCACCGCCCTCCTCGCCGATCGCGCCGCCGCCGCTCCCGCGCTCGCCGAAGCCGGAAGCGTCGCCGAACGGGTCTGCCCCGGACTCGGAGCGCTCGCCGCCGGCGACGCCACCGAACGGGTCGGCCCCGCCCTCGCCGCCGCCACCGAACGAGTCCGCCTCCCCCCCGGTGTCGCTCCCGGCGCCGGACTCCCCGAACTGGTCGAGTTCCCCTCCGCCGAACGGGTCGGACTCGGAGCGCTCCACGGGCTCCTCGTCGGCGTCGGCAGTCTCCCCTTCGTCGGGCGCCCCACTCTCGGATCCGTCGTCGGATTCCTCCTCGTCCTCGGCCGAACGCTCCGCTCCCTCGTCGGCCTCGCGCATCGCGCGCTCGAACCAGTCCTCTTCCTCGTCGTCGCTCATGTGGGCGCGCCCACCTCCGCGGGGCGGTCGGTCATTGTCGGACCCTCGGCGCGCCCGCAAATGAAGGTTGTCCGTGCCGAGTCGTATCCGCGCGCTTTTGCCGGCGGGGTGGGAACCGCGAGCCATGCTGGTCGGTATCGTCGCGAACCGGGGCAACAAGCGGGCGTCGTTCCTGGCGGCGGATATCCGCGACCGCCTCCGGGAGGTCGACGTCGACGTGTGGCTCGACGAAGCCACGGCGCGCACACACGACGAGTCCGGCCACCCGGTCGACGCGATGGACGCCTGCGACCTCGTCGTCGCCATCGGCGGCGACGGCACGTTCCTGTTCGCGGCCCGCGGGGTCGGCGGCACCCCCATCCTCGGCGTCAACCTCGGCGAGGTGGGCTTCCTCAACGCCGTCGGCCCGGAGGAGGCCGTCGACGAGGTGATGCGCGAGGTCGAGGCGCTGCGGGCGGACGAGCTCTCGGTCCGCGAGGCGCCGCGGCTCGTCGCCGCGGGCGAGGAGTGGAAGAGCCCGTCGGCGGTCAACGAGATCGTGCTGCAGGGTCCCCAGCGCGGCCGCGCTGGCGGCGTCGACCTCGAAATCCGGGTCGCCGGCTCGCTGTTCTCCTCGGGGCGAGCCGACGGCGTGCTCGCGGCGACGCCGACAGGGTCGACCGCGTACAACCTCTCCGAGGGCGGGTCGCTGGTCCACCCCGACGTGGACGCGATCGTGCTCAACGAGATGTGCGCCGACGCGGGAATGCCGCCGCTCGCGGTCGGCCTCGACAGCGAGATCACGGTCCGTCTCTCGGGCGCGCCCGAGGCTCACGTCGTCGTCGACGGCCGCGTGACCCGGAGCCCGGAGCTTCCCGTGATGGTGACGATCCGGACCGCTGACACCCCGGTGCGGATCGCCGGCCCCGACTCCGAGTTCTTCGAGGCGCTGAACAAGCTCGAGTAGGGTCGCTCCGTCGCCGGACGGCCCGTGGACAGTGTCGAGGGGTTCCGAAGGAGTTCGTGGCTCGCTCGGGGTTCAGCCCCAGTTGTCCTCGCGCGTCGGCCGGTCCGACAGCGCGGCCACGTCGACGCCGGCCAGCGGTCCGTCGGCCGCCGCCGCGGCGTCGAGCGCGTCGAGCGCCGCGCGAGCGGACACTTCGGTCGAGAGGTAGGGGACGTCCTCGTCGACGGCCGTTCTGAGGCTATCACGCTCCGTCGACAGCAGGAAGTCGACCTCGCCGGCCATCAGCGCCGTCTCGAGGTCGTCAGGGGCGACCAGATCGAGGTGCTCGGCGAACTCGTCGACCACCTCGTCGGGCCAGTCGCCGTCGACCGCGAGCGTGCCGGACTCCGGGATCTCGTTGCCAGCGGCGATCTGTGCCTTGCCGTAGGCGGCGCCGAAGCTCCCGGCGGTGCCCATCACCTCGCCGGTGGACTTCATCTCCGGGCCGAGGCGGGGGTCCGACTCCGGCAGGCGGTCGAACGGGAGCACGACCTCCTTCACGCTGGGCTGCTCGGGGATCTGCTCGGCGACGTCCATCTCGGCCAGCGGCTCGCCGGCCATCGCGCGGGCCGCGAGCTTCGCGATCGGCACGCCCGTCGCCTTCGAGACGAACGGGACGGTACGGGAGGAGCGGGGGTTCGCTTCGAGCACGTACACGGTCGGCTCGCTCGCGGTTTCACCGCTCGCTTCCGAGGCGCGTTGCGCCTCGCGTTCCCCGTTCTTCACGGCCAACTGGACGTTCAGCAGCCCCACCGTCTCGAGCGCCTCCGCGATCTCCTCGACGACCTCGCGGACGCGAGCCATCGTCGCCTCGTCCAGCGAGCGCGGCGGGATCACGCAGGCGGAGTCGCCCGAGTGGACGCCCGCGCTCTCGACGTGTTCCATCACGCCGCCGATCAGCACGTCCTCCCCGTCGGCGACGGCGTCGACGTCGAGTTCGACCGCGTCCTCCAGGAACGAGTCGATCAGGATCGGCTTCTCGGGGGAGACGCGGACCGCCTCCTCGACGTACTCCTCGAGCTCGTCGTCGCTGTGAACGATCTCCATCGCGCGCCCGCCGAGCACGTAGGAGGGGCGCACGAGCACTGGGTAGCCGATCTCGTGAGCGAGATCGAGTGCTTCCGCCTCGCTGGTCGCGGAGCCGCCGGCGGGCTGTTCGATCCCGCGCTCGGTCATCAGGCGGTTGAAGCGGTCGCGGTCCTCCGCGAGGTCCATCGCGTCGACGCTGGTGCCGAGGATCTCGCAGTCGATCCCGCGGCGGTCGAGTTCGTCCTTCAGGGGCTCGCCGACGTCGACGGAGGTCTGCCCGCCGAACTGGACCATCACGCCGTCGGCGTCGGTGGCCTCGATGGCGTCGGCGACCTCCTCGGCAGTGATCGGCTCGAAGAACAGCCCGTCGGAGGTGTCGTAGTCCGTCGACACCGTCTCGGGGTTGTTGTTGAGCACGTGGGCGTCGATGCCGAGCTCCGAGAGCGCACGGACCGCGTGGACCGCACAGTAGTCGAACTCCACGCCCTGCCCGATACGGATCGGGCCGCCACCGACCACGACGACGCTCTCGGCGTCGCGGTCGACCTGGAGTTCGCCCGCCGCGGCCTCGCCCTCGAACGGCCCGGTGAACGACGGCGGCTTGCGCGAGGAGTAGTAGTACGGCGTCGACGCCGCGAACTCGCCCGCGCAGGTGTCCACCTGCTTGTACGTGCGGCCGGGGACAGTCGCCTCCACCTCGCCGACGCCCGCGCGCTCGGCGGAGACGGGCAGCCCCTCGCTCTCGGCGCCGGGGGCGACGGGTTCGGCGGCCTCGCGCCACGCGCCGCGGGTCTCGGGCAGCCACGTCAGGCTGCTGTCCTCGAACACGTTGCCCGCGAGCGCGGAGATCTCGGCGTTCGTGAACCCCGCGACCGCCGCGGGCGTGAACTCGCCGTCGACGACCTCCTTGCTCGCCTCGACGATGCGGGCGAAGCGCTCGACGTACCACTCGTAGATGCCCGTCGCTTCCACGACCTCCTCGACCGAGAAGCCGCGCTCGAACGCCTCGAACATCGCGTACGGGCGGTCCGGGCTCGGGCGTTCGAGATACCCCTTGCGGAGCTCCTCGTCCTCCAGCGCGTCGAACTCCACGGCCGGGTCGTACTCGGAGCTTCTGAGCGCCTTCAGCAGCGACTCCTCGAACGTGCGGCCGATCGACATCGCCTCGCCGGTGGATTTCATCGCCGTCGAGAGCGTGAAGTCGGTGTCGGGGAACTTGTCGATGGGCCAGCGGGGCACCTTCGTCACCACGTAGTCGATCGCCGGCTCGAAGGCGGCGGTGGTCTCGCCCGTGATCTCGTTGGTGATCTCGTGGAGGCGCTTGCCCAGCGCGACCTTCGCGGTGACGCGGGCGATCGGGTAGCCCGTCGCCTTCGACGCCAGCGCGGAGGAGCGGGAGACGCGCGGGTTCACCTCGACGACGCGGTACTCGCCGCCGGGAGTGCCGTCGTCGCGCCACGCGAACTGGATGTTACAGCCGCCCTGGATGCCGAGGTCGCGGATCACCTCCAGCGCCGCGTCGCGCATCTCCTGGTGGCCGTCGTCGGGGATCACCTGCGACGGCGTGACGACCGTCGACTCGCCCGTGTGGATCCCCATCGGGTCGAGGTTCTCCATGTTGCAGATGATGATACAGGAGTCGCCCGCGTCGCGCATCACCTCGTACTCCAGTTCGACCCAGCCCGAGATCGACTCGGTGATCAGCACCTCGTCGTTGCGCGAGAGCCTGAGCCCCTTGCGCGTGCGTTCGAGCAGTTCGTCCATCTCGTGGACGACGCCGGAGCCCGAACCGCCCAGCGTGTAGGTGGTGCGGGCGATCACCGGGAGGCCGCCGACCTCGTCGACGGCGTCCTCGACGCGCTCCTTGAGTGCGTCCTCGCTCATCTCCGTCGCGGACTCGCCCTCCTCGAGCGTGACGGTCGTCGACGCGGGCACCGGCTGGCCCAGATCCTCCATGCGCTGGCGGAACAGGTCGCGGTCCTCGGTCGCGTAGATCGTGTCCAACGGCGTGCCCATGACCTCGACGTCGTACTCCTCGAGCACGCCCTGTTCGGCGAGTTCGGCGGTGACGTTCAGCCCGGTCTGGCCGCCGAGACCGGCGATCACGCCGTCGGGGTTCTCCTTCCGGATGACCTCCGCGATGGCCTCGGGCGTGATGGGTTCGACGTACACGCGGTCGGCCGTCTCGGGGTCGGTCATGATCGTCGCGGGGTTCGAGTTGACGAGCACGACCTCCGCGTCCTCCTCCTGGAGCGCCCGGCAGGCCTGGGCGCCGGAGTAGTCGAACTCCGCGGCCTGCCCGATCTGGATCGGCCCGCTCCCGATCAGCAGGATGGTCCGGCCCGCACCGGCACCAGTATCGCCCGCTGTGACTGGCTCCGGTTCCGCCGCCGCTCCGTCGTCACTGCCGGTGTCCGTCATTACTCCTTCCGAGTACGTGAATCGTAATAAGCTCGGCGAATGGCTACGAGGTCCGAAGCGATATTACGAATTTCGAAACCAGTCGGTGGTGCGGAACACACCTGCGAGCGTAACCGGGATAGTGGTCCTGCCCGTGGCCCCAGCCGTGCCCCGCGAGTACGACAAACTCGTCCGCGACGATATCCCCGAAATCATCGAGGCCGACGGCGAGACCCCAGTCACCCACGTCGTCGACGGGGAGGCGTACGAAGAACGACTGTTCGACAAACTGGACGAGGAAGCAGCGGAACTCCGAGAAGAGCCGGGCGCCGACGAACTCGCCGACGTGCTGGAGGTGCTCGACGCGCTCCGGACGCAACTCGACATCGACGAGAACGAACTCGAGCGAGTCCGCAAGCGAAAGGTCGGCGAACGCGGGCGGTTCGACGACGGGATCGTACTGGAGCGCGTCGAGGACTAGACGTACGGTTCGGGGTCGAGGTCCCGCTCGTCGCGGTACTGGTCGACGAACTCCTGGACGTCGAACTCCAGCATCTGTTCCTCGAACTCGGTCATCGCGCTGTCGCTCTCGGCGTGGGAGATCGCGTGCTCCATCATCTCGACCACCAGTTCCACGATCACCTCGTGGAGCCGGCGCGCGTCGAAGTCGGAGACCCACACCATCGCAAAGCCCACGTCCCCCTCGTCGGTTGCGTCGGCGACGGCGACCTGCTCGGGGAACTCCTCCATCACCATCCCCATCAGGTGGGGAGTGCCGAAGTCCGGCATCTCGTCGCTGGTCGTCTCGACCACGTCGTCCAGCGTCTCCACCAGGAACTCCGGGAAAAATCGCGTCGGCGGGTGCATATCCATCACCACCGCGTGGGCGTCCCCGCAGTCACAGTCGAGTTCGCGCATCCCGAGATCGAGCGACGTGAGCGCGATCGTCTCGCCGCAGGGGAGCTCCAGCCGCTCGCCGCCTGCCGTAGCCATGGTCGAGGGAGGGGGCTGCCCGGGGAAAAGGTCGCCGCTCCCGGGCGGCACAGCTGACCGTCGCGGCGGCTCGGGCCCGTGATCCGTTACTCCTCGTCGTCTTCGTCGCTCGACCCGATATCGAACGCCTCGCCGTCGTCGTCCGCCTCCTCGTCGGCGACCGCGACGTCGGTGGCGCCGTCGGACTCGTCCGTTACTTCGATCTCCTCACCGTCTTCGTGCTCCGCTTCCTCGTACTCCTCCTCTTCGCGCTCGATCTCCAACTCAACTTCGACCTCGATCCCGTCGGTCTCGAGTTCGGCCTCGATCTCGCGCTCCTCGCCGGCCTCGACCTCGAGTTCCTCACTGTCCACCTCGACTTCGACCTCGACGTCGATGGAGACGTCACGTTCCTCGGACATACGCAGGGGTGTAGGAACGGGGACGGGAAAGTTCGGTCGGCCGGCTGGGGGTGCGAGTCAGCCGGCGATGGTTCGACGGCGGGGTGAGGCGATCGTCGGTGAACCCTGACCGGCTACAACTGTTTTCCCCATCCTCACGTACACGTTCGTATGGCCAGTGAAGACGACGATCGGAAGCACGGCGTCGAGTTCGGATCGCTCGCGGACGATCTCGAGAACGAAGAGTATCCAATAGACAACGAGGAGCTGCTGGAGACGTACGGGGACCGGGAGCTCGAACTGCAGGACGGTAGCCAGTCGCTCCGGGACGTACTCGAACTACAGGGTGAGAGGACGTTCGATTCGGCGGAAGCGGTGATGGACGCCGTCGTCGGCATGGTCGGTGACGACGCTATCGGCCGGAAGTACGAATCCGACAGGGGAGGGATGGCGGACGAGGGGACTGACGAGTCGGTGTAGTCGGTCTCCGGGGGAGTGGCTTCCGTCAGGGGACACTGACGTGTTTTCGGTCGCCTCGCTCACGAGAGCTTGCTCCCGTTTCCGGTCCTGGGACCGCTCGCGTACCGAGGCCGTTTACCTCCGCTCCCTTCGGTCGCGGAGTTTTCCAGTTCTGCAGCCGCCCGCTCGCGGGTCGCTAACGCTCCCCGCTCGCGTACCGAGGCCGTTTACCTCCGCTCCCTTCGGTCGCGGAGTTTTCCGGCCTCGCCTCCGACACGCTTTACCCCCAAACAACCCGACCACGAAACATGCAAGAGGAGACCCGCGTCGAGTGGCGTCAGTGGGGCCAGGACGCCTTCGACGAGGCCCGCCGGCGCTCCGTGCCCGTCCTGCTCTCGCTCTCAACCACGTGGTGCGTCGACTGCCACGAGATGGACGCCACCACCTACGCCGACCCGAACGTTGCGGCCAACGTCAACGATCGCTACGTCCCGATCCGCGTCGACGCCGACCGCCAGCCGCGAGTTCGCGAACGCTACGCCGCCGGCGGCTTCCCGTCGACCGTCTTTCTCACCCCCGACGGCGAGGTGCTCTCGACGGCGACCGCGCTCGCGCCGGACGGGATGCGGCAGGTGCTCGACCGCGTCGCCGAGAACTACGCCGAGAAGGGCGACGACGCCGGCCGCGTCCCGCGCGCGCTCTCGGGCGACCTCCCGCCGGCGGGCGAGGTCGACGCCGCGATCGAGGAACAGCTCGCCGGCCAGCTCGGCGAGAAGTTCGACGACCGCTTCGCGGGCTGGGGCGAGAGCGCGAAGTTCCCGCTGGCCCGCACCGTGGAGTTCGCGCTCAAACGCGAGCGCCAGCAAGCGCTCCGAACGCTCGACGCGGTCCGTGACCACCTCCACGACGGCGTAGGCGGCGGCTTCTTCCGCTACGCCGGCCGGCGTGACTGGGGCGAGGTCCACCACGCGAAGCTGCTCGACACCAACGCGACGCTCCTCCGGGCGTTCGCCCACGCCTACGTCTACACCGGCGAGGACGCCTACCGCGATCCGGCCGACTCGACCGTCGAGTTCCTCACCGACGAACTCTGGGGCGGCGTCGCCGTCGGCGGCAGCGTCGGCCCGGGCGAGGGCGCAGAGTACTGGCGGAAGAACGCCGAGGAGCGCTCGGACGCCCGCTCGCCGCGGACCGACCTCACCGCCTACGCGGGCGGGAACGCGCTCGCGGCCGACGCGCTGCTGACGTTCCACGGCTACACCGACGACGAGCGCGCCCGCGAGTACGGCGAGCGCGTGCTGGACTACCTCGAACGCGACCTGCTCGAACACGGCTCGGTCGTTCACTTCCGCGAACGCGGGCAGACCGGCCCGCGGGACGTGCTCTCCGATATCGTCGCCGTCGTCGGCGCGTTCACCCGCGCCGAGCAGACGCTGGGCTACGGCGCCAACGTGGCCCGGACGGTCGCCGATCACGCGATCGAGACGCTCCACGACGGTGGCTCGTTCCAGGACGGCCCCGCCGAGGGCGCGGGCCTGCTCGATCGCCCGCTCCGCCCGCTGGACGGCAACGCCGCGATGGCGAACGCCCTCGTGGATCTGGCGACGCTGACCGGCGACGACGAGTACCGCGAGATCGCCCGCGAGACCGTCGGCGCCTTCGCGGGCGCCTCCCACCGCGTCGGCGTGCAGGTCGCGGAGTACGGCACCGCCGCGAGCCGACTCGTCCACGAGCCGCTGACCGTCGCCGTCGCGGACGAGCCGGGCAGCGACCTCCACCGCGCTGCCCTCCGGATCGCCGATCACGAGAAAGTGGTCGTCCCCGACGCCGACGAGTCGGTCGCGCCGGATCTCGACCGCGGGACCGCCCGTGTCGTCGGCGTCGACGAGCCCGCGAGCGACCCCGAGGCGCTGATGGAGCGTGTCGGCCGGCGAGAGTAGGAGAGCAAAGAAACAGTCCGAAACGGCGGACACGAGTAAACGTCCGGTGAGTTTTTCACGGCTCGAACTGTGACGAGTGAGCATGGCAAGCTTGCGCGATCTCGGGCTCTCGGAGTACGAGGCCCGGGCCTATCGGGCGCTGCTCGACGACTCCCCGAGCACGGCGAAGGAGCTCTCGGGGTCCAGCGACGTGCCGATGGGGCGGGTGTACGACGTGCTGAAGGATCTGGAACGCCGGGGGTTGGCCCGGAGTCAGGCCGCGAGCCGGCCGAAGAAGTACGTCGCCGTCGAGCCCGAGGCGGCGCTGGATCGCCTGCTCGACGCGAAACGCGAGGAACTGAAAGAGCAGGAGACCCAGTACGAGGAGACCGTCGAGGAACTGGAGGGCGATCTCGACGCCGGCGTCCCCACCGAGGAGGGGTTCTGGACCGCCGTCGTCGGCCCGGAGGAGAGCGCCGACCTGCTGCTCGAACGGCTCGACGCCGCGAGCGAGCGGGTGATCACCGTCGCGGGCGGACCGACGCCGCAGTTCGACGTGGGCGAGTACGGCGACGAGGTGACGGCGGCGCTCGGGCGCGCGCTCGACCGCGGCGCGGAGGTGTCGGTGCTGCTCGGCCCGGACCTGATCGAGACGCTGCCCAACTCCGCGCTCAAACGCTACGAGAAGGAGCTCGCGAACCACCCGGATTTCGAAGTCCGAACCACCGAACGGGTGA
It encodes the following:
- a CDS encoding N-acetyltransferase, which translates into the protein MSATVETRRDPRGDATHEAQAWQLKERIRRAEGVLKQRRSFFRDAYRRADCRLLFVDDELAGFVSARRDGYILFLAVAPEYRGEGFGQRLVAAIAEDHDSVTCHARATNEDALSFYRHIGFEVVRRIDAYYEDGGDAYYLKLGEERSISEKLSEFVRR
- a CDS encoding DUF2391 domain-containing protein, whose protein sequence is MTSIARSILRRLFNREFRPADVAQQVVGGFLLAGPFVVTEEVWVLAGVMGRLQWAVVVAMVVAIGWGALYRADSGRDADDETEVAGIPSRFLTLMLVSFGSVLVLAYSFAAPEAFDADAAQTGKAVSIGAVFAVVGAATADSVF
- a CDS encoding KaiC domain-containing protein; the protein is MSDDEEEDWFERAMREADEGAERSAEDEEESDDGSESGAPDEGETADADEEPVERSESDPFGGGELDQFGESGAGSDTGGEADSFGGGGEGGADPFGGVAGGERSESGADPFGDASGFGERGSGGGAIGEEGGAGEFGGGGSEGFGGGGFGGEPESFDEAELDSDIDRIDVGIEGLDEMVLGGVPKRSLMVAIGAAGTGKTTFGLQFLTEALQNDGRAIYVTLEESREAILSTAEEKGWSFREWREEGRLAIVAMDPIEMANSLSSIRNDISRLVEEFNADRLVLDSVSLLEMMYDHPAQRRSEVFDFARSLKRAGVTTMLTSEANSDDPYTSRYGIIEYLVDAVFILQYVRPSDFRETRLAVEIQKIRDANHSRETKPYEITNEGISVYRQANIF
- a CDS encoding NAD(+)/NADH kinase, whose translation is MLVGIVANRGNKRASFLAADIRDRLREVDVDVWLDEATARTHDESGHPVDAMDACDLVVAIGGDGTFLFAARGVGGTPILGVNLGEVGFLNAVGPEEAVDEVMREVEALRADELSVREAPRLVAAGEEWKSPSAVNEIVLQGPQRGRAGGVDLEIRVAGSLFSSGRADGVLAATPTGSTAYNLSEGGSLVHPDVDAIVLNEMCADAGMPPLAVGLDSEITVRLSGAPEAHVVVDGRVTRSPELPVMVTIRTADTPVRIAGPDSEFFEALNKLE
- the carB gene encoding carbamoyl-phosphate synthase large subunit, with amino-acid sequence MTDTGSDDGAAAEPEPVTAGDTGAGAGRTILLIGSGPIQIGQAAEFDYSGAQACRALQEEDAEVVLVNSNPATIMTDPETADRVYVEPITPEAIAEVIRKENPDGVIAGLGGQTGLNVTAELAEQGVLEEYDVEVMGTPLDTIYATEDRDLFRQRMEDLGQPVPASTTVTLEEGESATEMSEDALKERVEDAVDEVGGLPVIARTTYTLGGSGSGVVHEMDELLERTRKGLRLSRNDEVLITESISGWVELEYEVMRDAGDSCIIICNMENLDPMGIHTGESTVVTPSQVIPDDGHQEMRDAALEVIRDLGIQGGCNIQFAWRDDGTPGGEYRVVEVNPRVSRSSALASKATGYPIARVTAKVALGKRLHEITNEITGETTAAFEPAIDYVVTKVPRWPIDKFPDTDFTLSTAMKSTGEAMSIGRTFEESLLKALRSSEYDPAVEFDALEDEELRKGYLERPSPDRPYAMFEAFERGFSVEEVVEATGIYEWYVERFARIVEASKEVVDGEFTPAAVAGFTNAEISALAGNVFEDSSLTWLPETRGAWREAAEPVAPGAESEGLPVSAERAGVGEVEATVPGRTYKQVDTCAGEFAASTPYYYSSRKPPSFTGPFEGEAAAGELQVDRDAESVVVVGGGPIRIGQGVEFDYCAVHAVRALSELGIDAHVLNNNPETVSTDYDTSDGLFFEPITAEEVADAIEATDADGVMVQFGGQTSVDVGEPLKDELDRRGIDCEILGTSVDAMDLAEDRDRFNRLMTERGIEQPAGGSATSEAEALDLAHEIGYPVLVRPSYVLGGRAMEIVHSDDELEEYVEEAVRVSPEKPILIDSFLEDAVELDVDAVADGEDVLIGGVMEHVESAGVHSGDSACVIPPRSLDEATMARVREVVEEIAEALETVGLLNVQLAVKNGEREAQRASEASGETASEPTVYVLEANPRSSRTVPFVSKATGVPIAKLAARAMAGEPLAEMDVAEQIPEQPSVKEVVLPFDRLPESDPRLGPEMKSTGEVMGTAGSFGAAYGKAQIAAGNEIPESGTLAVDGDWPDEVVDEFAEHLDLVAPDDLETALMAGEVDFLLSTERDSLRTAVDEDVPYLSTEVSARAALDALDAAAAADGPLAGVDVAALSDRPTREDNWG
- a CDS encoding nucleoside triphosphate pyrophosphohydrolase: MPREYDKLVRDDIPEIIEADGETPVTHVVDGEAYEERLFDKLDEEAAELREEPGADELADVLEVLDALRTQLDIDENELERVRKRKVGERGRFDDGIVLERVED
- a CDS encoding DUF5815 family protein; the protein is MATAGGERLELPCGETIALTSLDLGMRELDCDCGDAHAVVMDMHPPTRFFPEFLVETLDDVVETTSDEMPDFGTPHLMGMVMEEFPEQVAVADATDEGDVGFAMVWVSDFDARRLHEVIVELVVEMMEHAISHAESDSAMTEFEEQMLEFDVQEFVDQYRDERDLDPEPYV
- a CDS encoding DUF255 domain-containing protein is translated as MQEETRVEWRQWGQDAFDEARRRSVPVLLSLSTTWCVDCHEMDATTYADPNVAANVNDRYVPIRVDADRQPRVRERYAAGGFPSTVFLTPDGEVLSTATALAPDGMRQVLDRVAENYAEKGDDAGRVPRALSGDLPPAGEVDAAIEEQLAGQLGEKFDDRFAGWGESAKFPLARTVEFALKRERQQALRTLDAVRDHLHDGVGGGFFRYAGRRDWGEVHHAKLLDTNATLLRAFAHAYVYTGEDAYRDPADSTVEFLTDELWGGVAVGGSVGPGEGAEYWRKNAEERSDARSPRTDLTAYAGGNALAADALLTFHGYTDDERAREYGERVLDYLERDLLEHGSVVHFRERGQTGPRDVLSDIVAVVGAFTRAEQTLGYGANVARTVADHAIETLHDGGSFQDGPAEGAGLLDRPLRPLDGNAAMANALVDLATLTGDDEYREIARETVGAFAGASHRVGVQVAEYGTAASRLVHEPLTVAVADEPGSDLHRAALRIADHEKVVVPDADESVAPDLDRGTARVVGVDEPASDPEALMERVGRRE
- a CDS encoding TrmB family transcriptional regulator, encoding MASLRDLGLSEYEARAYRALLDDSPSTAKELSGSSDVPMGRVYDVLKDLERRGLARSQAASRPKKYVAVEPEAALDRLLDAKREELKEQETQYEETVEELEGDLDAGVPTEEGFWTAVVGPEESADLLLERLDAASERVITVAGGPTPQFDVGEYGDEVTAALGRALDRGAEVSVLLGPDLIETLPNSALKRYEKELANHPDFEVRTTERVSGSFHLIDGVEACIEVPNPLTPREPFAMIDLKDREFTAGVRETFDPRWAEAEPLTTPD